TCTGGTGCGCAACAATGTCATCTGGCATCAGGTAATACTGCAAATAGGGGTTCGGCAAAAAATCCGGGAAGTGATCCATTATCGGCTTAATATTGCGCCAGGTTTTCACCCACGACGGATCGGAGTGTTGCGGATCGGTTTGTGCGGCATCTTCAGTCAACAGACCAAAACGGGCAACGTGCTCACGCAGCTCCGGCAGCCTGTCTTCACCATCGACCCGCACTTTGGTAAACCAGCCAAAGTGATTCAGGCCGAAGTAATCCACCTCGAGTTTGTGGCGATCAACGCCGAGGATCGCGCCCATATTGCGCATTGCCGCCACTGGCATATCACAAATATTCAGCACGCGCGCGTTGGGACGCAGGCGGCGCACCCCTTCGGCGACAATCGCTGCCGGATTGGAGTAGTTAACGATCCAGGCGCTTTTATCGGCGTAACGTTCCACCAAATCGATGAGCTCTACCATCGGCAAAATGGTCCGCAGCCCGTAAGCCAGCCCGCCTGGGCCGCAGGTTTCCTGACCCACCACGCCGTGGCGCAACGGGATCTTTTCATCCTGCTCACGCATTTTGTATTGCCCGACGCGCATCTGCGCGAAAACAAAGTGCGCGCCGCGAAACGCAGTTTGCGCATCGCTGGTGACGGTAAATTTAATGCTCTGGCTGTGGTCACGGATCACTTTTTCCACCACCGGCGCGATGGTGTTTTGCCGGCCTTCATCAATATCGTAAAGGCGGATTTCCGCCAGCGGAAAATCTTCCAGTCTCACCATCAGGCTTTTGACGATGCCCGGCGTATAGGTGCTGCCGCCACCGGCGATCGATAAAATAAACGGGGGTTTAATCATTTCTGGACTCCTTTAGAGAAACATCTCAACCGCTTCTCGCATTTTTTTGACATGCAGCCCGTAGACCACCTGAACGTTATTACCTTGTTTGATCACGCCTTTTGCGCCTGTCGCTTTCAACTGCGGCTCATTAATCACCGCTGTGTCTTTTACCGTTACGCGCAGACGGGTGTAGCAGTTATCCACCACCTCAATATTGGCGCGCCCGCCCAGCCCTTCGATAATCGCTTCGCCAACCGCGTCGTTATTGCCTTTGGCCTGGTAATCCTGCTTGCTGTAAAGGCGTGTCTCTTCGCTGTCATCCTCACGCCCTGGCGTTTTCATATCGAAGCGCAAAATCAGGAAGCGGAAGATAACGAAGTAGAGGGCGAACATGATGAGCCCGACGAGGATGTACATCGGCCAGTTGGATTTTTCGGTGCCGAGCGGCAGGTTGTAGAGAATGAAATCGATAATGCCGTTCGCACCGATGGCATGAACGCCGAACAGGGAAAACAACATCATGCCAATGCCGGTCAGCACGGCGTGAACCACAAACAGCAGCGGCGCGACAAACAGAAACGAGAACTCAATCGGTTCGGTCACGCCCACCAGCAACGAGGTGAGCGCGGCGGGGATCAGAATCGCTTTCGCTGCGGCTTTGCGCTCGGGTTTTGCGGTGACATACATCGCCAGCGCGGCAGCGGGCAGGCCGAACATTTTACTGATGCCGCGCGCATCCCACACCGCCGTACTGCTCAATTGTGTGACGCTCGGGCAGGCCATTTCTGCGAAGTAGATATTGCGTGCGCCCTGATAGGTGCTGCCGCAGACATCTGCTGTACCGCCTAACTCGGTATAGAGGAACGGGGTGTAAACCAGGTGATGCAGCCCGGTCGGTACCAGAATGCGCTCCAGAAAACCGTACACCGCCACACCAAATGGCCCGGCGCCTTTAATCGCCAGTGCCAGCGCGCTGATACCGTGCTGAGCAAAGGGCCATAACTCACTCATCACCACACCGAGCACGATGGACACCGGCAGCATGATAATGGCGACAAAACAGTGGCCAGAGTAAATGGCCATCGCGCCGGAAAACTGTACGCCGGAATATTTATCATACAGATAACCCGACAGTGCGCCGGTGAGGATCCCGGCGAAAACGCCCATCTCCAGCACCTGTACACCCAGCACCATGCTTTGCCCGGCGGCTTTCATCTGTGCGGCAGGAGCCAGCGCGCCCTGCATCTGCAGAGTGACATTCATGGCGTTGATGAAAACAATAAACGTCACCAGACCAAT
This genomic interval from Kosakonia sacchari SP1 contains the following:
- a CDS encoding 6-phospho-alpha-glucosidase, which codes for MIKPPFILSIAGGGSTYTPGIVKSLMVRLEDFPLAEIRLYDIDEGRQNTIAPVVEKVIRDHSQSIKFTVTSDAQTAFRGAHFVFAQMRVGQYKMREQDEKIPLRHGVVGQETCGPGGLAYGLRTILPMVELIDLVERYADKSAWIVNYSNPAAIVAEGVRRLRPNARVLNICDMPVAAMRNMGAILGVDRHKLEVDYFGLNHFGWFTKVRVDGEDRLPELREHVARFGLLTEDAAQTDPQHSDPSWVKTWRNIKPIMDHFPDFLPNPYLQYYLMPDDIVAHQNPDYTRANEVMDGREKKLFAAAAEYQRTGILPDAFHVGVHGAFIVDVACSLAFDLRQRHLVIVENKGAIANLPYDAMVEVPAYITSEGPEPVRMGAVPLFHQTLLMQQLASEQLLVEATIEGSYEKALQAFTLNRTVPTMQHAKAILDEMIEANRDYWPALQKAWENGKPA
- a CDS encoding PTS transporter subunit EIIC, whose translation is MSRAVNALQNFGKSLFGPVLILPIVGLFIAFGNIFGNGNLAEYLPFLGHPFIQNVGQLIAKSAVSVLANLALVFAVGIPVGLASRDKGYAALIGLVTFIVFINAMNVTLQMQGALAPAAQMKAAGQSMVLGVQVLEMGVFAGILTGALSGYLYDKYSGVQFSGAMAIYSGHCFVAIIMLPVSIVLGVVMSELWPFAQHGISALALAIKGAGPFGVAVYGFLERILVPTGLHHLVYTPFLYTELGGTADVCGSTYQGARNIYFAEMACPSVTQLSSTAVWDARGISKMFGLPAAALAMYVTAKPERKAAAKAILIPAALTSLLVGVTEPIEFSFLFVAPLLFVVHAVLTGIGMMLFSLFGVHAIGANGIIDFILYNLPLGTEKSNWPMYILVGLIMFALYFVIFRFLILRFDMKTPGREDDSEETRLYSKQDYQAKGNNDAVGEAIIEGLGGRANIEVVDNCYTRLRVTVKDTAVINEPQLKATGAKGVIKQGNNVQVVYGLHVKKMREAVEMFL